The proteins below come from a single Trachemys scripta elegans isolate TJP31775 chromosome 16, CAS_Tse_1.0, whole genome shotgun sequence genomic window:
- the CKS1B gene encoding cyclin-dependent kinases regulatory subunit 1 — MAHKQIYYSDKYDDEEFEYRHVMLPKDIAKLVPKTHLMSESEWRNLGVQQSQGWVHYMIHEPEPHILLFRRPLPKKPEK, encoded by the exons ATGGCGCACAAACAGATCTATTACTCGGACAAGTACGACGACGAGGAGTTCGAGTACCg GCACGTGATGTTACCCAAAGATATCGCCAAACTGGTCCCTAAAACACACCTGATGTCTGAATCCGAATGGAGGAACTTAGGAGTTCAACAGAGCCAAGGCTGGGTCCATTACATGATCCATGAGCCAG AGCCTCACATACTGCTGTTCCGACGGCCACTGCCAAAGAAGCCAGAAAAATGA